The following nucleotide sequence is from Verrucomicrobiota bacterium.
GGCGATCGCGGATTATAAACTATTGAAAAACGCGGTTACAGCTGCGGAGGCATTAGGGATTACTCCCTGGGTGGGTAATCTCTTTTCAGCCGATCTTTTTTATACTCCTATCCCCGAATTGTTTGATCGCATGGAGGCTATGCGGATATACGGTGTCGAGATGGAAGCGGCCGGACTTTACGGAGTTGCCGCGGAGTGTGGAACCTCTGCTCTAGCGGTGTGCACCGTGTCGGATCAAATCCGGACGGGAGAAAAAATCTCTTCAGAAGAACGGCAAACGACATTTACCGATATGATGAAGTTGACACTGGAGTCACTACTTTTGGATTAGGCCAGGAGTTGCTTATTGTTATGGATCCATTGGAACTAATATCCGTTGCGACTGAAGCCGCGAAACATGCCTACTCACCGTATTCAAACTTTCGTGTAGGGGCAGCTCTCCTCACCAAATCAGGGAAAGTATACACTGGCTGCAATGTTGAGAATGCCTCTTATGGATTGGCCAATTGCGCTGAAAGAACCGCGGTGGTTAAAGCCATATCAGAAGGCGAACGTGATTTTGAAATGATGGCTATAAGTTCTGTGGGTGGCGTTTACCCCTGTGGCGCGTGTCGGCAGGTATTGAACGAATTTGCTCCTGATTTGAAGCTTGTTCTTG
It contains:
- a CDS encoding cytidine deaminase; amino-acid sequence: MDPLELISVATEAAKHAYSPYSNFRVGAALLTKSGKVYTGCNVENASYGLANCAERTAVVKAISEGERDFEMMAISSVGGVYPCGACRQVLNEFAPDLKLVLGDFEGNLTGETSLRDLLPNAFGPEFKKD